One Olsenella sp. oral taxon 807 DNA segment encodes these proteins:
- the smpB gene encoding SsrA-binding protein SmpB — protein sequence MARRRPQPTSTTGGRDRGKNSQGPQKRSISKNRVARHDYEIGETWEAGIELTGTEVKSIRERPCQIRDSFCIIRGGEAFLVGVHIHPYSNGGVWNVDPDRRRRLLMHRRQIALIDAQLRTKGMALVPLELYFDEHNRVKLCVGIGRGKKLFDKRRDMARRDSDREIQRALKLRGR from the coding sequence ATGGCGAGGCGTAGGCCACAGCCAACTTCCACAACGGGCGGGCGCGACAGGGGCAAGAATTCCCAAGGCCCACAAAAAAGGAGCATCTCTAAGAACCGAGTCGCCCGTCACGACTACGAGATAGGTGAGACCTGGGAAGCTGGCATCGAGCTCACGGGAACCGAGGTCAAGAGCATACGCGAGCGTCCCTGTCAGATACGCGACTCGTTCTGCATCATCCGAGGCGGCGAGGCCTTTCTTGTGGGTGTGCACATACACCCGTACTCGAACGGTGGCGTGTGGAACGTGGATCCTGACCGCAGGCGGCGCCTGCTCATGCACCGCCGACAGATTGCCCTCATCGACGCGCAGCTGCGCACCAAGGGTATGGCGCTTGTGCCGCTCGAGCTCTACTTCGACGAGCATAACCGTGTGAAGCTGTGTGTTGGCATAGGAAGGGGCAAGAAGCTCTTCGACAAGCGGCGCGACATGGCCAGACGTGACAGTGATCGCGAGATTCAGCGCGCGCTCAAGCTGCGTGGTCGTTAG
- a CDS encoding rubredoxin-like domain-containing protein has translation MVDEKKTYKFRCLVCGYEVEIDTPELPEDYVCPVCGVGPDQFELVEE, from the coding sequence ATGGTCGACGAGAAGAAGACGTACAAGTTCCGCTGTTTGGTCTGCGGCTATGAGGTCGAGATCGATACTCCGGAGTTGCCTGAGGACTACGTCTGCCCCGTGTGCGGCGTTGGTCCTGACCAGTTCGAGCTGGTGGAGGAGTAG
- a CDS encoding YoaK family protein: MKHAEQTSESVELALFLALSGGVMDAYSYLVRGHVFANAQTGNMLLLGVNLSQGNWDQCMHYLSPVLFFSAGIAMAHGIKLLLKPKHLHWRQLVLLIEAVLLVIVGFVPEGFNLIANGLTSLACGMQVQAFRKLHGNAFATTMCIGNLRSGTQSMVSYAHTHEREQLETGLLYSFVIVCFTCGAVAGSWLIGPLGLRMILASPVLLMVAFGIMFIDREGRKHG, encoded by the coding sequence ATGAAGCACGCCGAGCAAACGTCTGAGTCCGTCGAACTCGCGCTGTTCCTAGCGCTTTCCGGTGGAGTTATGGATGCCTACTCCTATCTGGTCAGAGGGCACGTCTTTGCCAACGCCCAGACGGGAAACATGCTGCTTCTGGGTGTCAATCTCTCGCAGGGAAACTGGGACCAGTGCATGCACTACCTGTCCCCGGTACTCTTTTTCTCCGCAGGCATTGCGATGGCGCACGGCATCAAGCTGCTCCTCAAACCCAAGCACCTGCACTGGCGCCAGCTCGTGCTACTGATAGAAGCCGTGCTCCTTGTGATCGTGGGCTTCGTGCCAGAGGGGTTCAATCTCATCGCCAACGGCCTGACGTCGCTTGCCTGTGGCATGCAGGTCCAGGCCTTTCGCAAACTTCATGGCAATGCCTTTGCCACGACCATGTGCATCGGCAATCTGCGCAGTGGCACTCAGTCCATGGTGAGCTACGCACATACGCATGAGCGTGAGCAGCTCGAGACGGGACTGCTCTACTCTTTTGTGATCGTATGCTTCACCTGCGGCGCGGTGGCGGGCAGTTGGCTGATAGGACCTTTGGGCCTTAGGATGATTCTTGCGAGCCCGGTCCTTTTGATGGTGGCCTTTGGCATCATGTTCATTGATCGCGAGGGACGCAAGCATGGCTAA